In the genome of Natronorubrum daqingense, the window TCGATCGAGTCGACGGTCGTTCGGTTCAGGGCTGGTTCGGCGTCGGCTTCCGCCTCGACTTCGGAGTCGGCGTCAGCGATGTCGTCGGTCGCCGGTGTCGATGCGGCGGCGCTTTCGGTTGTAACGGAGCCGCTGGCGTTCGAGACGGTTTCGGACGCGTCCGGTGGGCTGGCACCGTTGTCCGCTTGACTCGTCTCGTCGACAGCAGCCTGGAGATCGCCGGCTGAGGGTTCCGCGCCCCCATCGGTCGTGCTCGCATCGGAGTCGCTGGTGGATGCGGCGGTGTCGGTGGTCGATGTGTCGGCGTCGCCACTCGATTCGGTCTGCTCGCTCTCGTCGTCTTCGGGAAGCTTCTCGGTGGATCCCGTGTCGATCAGTTTGCCGCGGAACTCTCGTTCTCGCTGGCGGATCGACCAGCCGAGGTCGACGTTGTCGTTGTCCCGAACGCTGAGGACCTGCACGTAGACGTCGTCGCCAGCCTCCCAATCGAGACTTTCGAGACGTTTGTCTAGTTCGCTTCTATGCAACAATCCGGTGACGTGATCTCCGATGTCGATGAAGACACCGAAGTCGGCGTAGCCGTCGACGGTTCCCCGGTAATACCGGCCGGGAGAGAGGTCTGCAGGGGAGTTGCCGTCAAATTCGAAGACAGCATCCTCCTCGTGACTCTCGCAGATTTCGCCGTCAACGGGTGTGCCACAGATGATACAGTTACCCATCTACTCGAACCAAGCAGTTTCGCCCTAAAACGGTTGTCGAAATGCGCTCGGATATTCGAGCGTCTGAACGAAACACGTAGACTGTATTGTACGTCCGCGTCGAACCGAGAGACGGCGTTACTCGAACACCGGTGAGTCGTCCTCGAGCGCCTCGACGTCGCGGACGATTTTGTGAACGTCTTCGGGAAAGAGCGAGACTTGCACTTCGTTTCCGTCAGCGTCTTCGAAGACGAGTTTAACGCGTTTATCGCCAAATTCTCGGGCCTCGGCGTCTTCGACCTCGAACAGTTTGACGGTCGCCGACTTGTTCGTCGGGCCGACGTTCTTGATCGATCCTTCGTTCAACTCCACCATGAACTCCTCGAGCGAGAGGGTGAGCATGGTCGTCGTACGTACTCCGGGTAAAAAACGACACGGCATCGCTATCGATGGTTCGACTCCCGTGTGGACCACGCTCGGCTACCTTTAAGTTCCACTCAACCCAACGAATGACCCGCTATGGAGCTCACCTGGTACGGCCACTCGACGTGGCACATTACGGTCGGAGAAACGGAGCTGCTGATCGACCCGTTTTTCGACAACCCCAAGACGGATCTCGATCCGTCGGACCTCGAGACTCCCGATTACGTCCTGTTGACACACGGCCACGCGGACCACATCGCCCACGCCGGCGAGTTTGCCGAGGCGACGCTGGTCGCGACACCCGAACTCGTCTCCTACTGCCAGGAGGAGTTCGGCTTCGAGGACGCCGTCGGCGGGATGGGGATGAACCTCGGGGGAACCGTCGAGTGTGGCGACGCGTTCGTCACGATGGTCCGTGCAGATCATACGAACGGCATCATGACCGAGAACGACGCGAGCGGCGGGATGCCCGCCGGCTTCGTGATCTCGGACGCCGACCCAGCAGACGCAGACTCCTCGTCGACCACGCTGTACAACGCCGGCGACACCAGCCTCATGAGCGAGATGCGCGACGTCATCGGCGAGCACCTCGAGCCGGATGCCGCCATCGTCCCCATCGGCGATCACTTTACCATGGGGCCCACCCAGGCCGGAATCGCCGTCGACTGGCTCGACGTCGACACCGCATTGCCACAACACTACGACACATTCCCGCCGATCGAACAGGACCCGGCGGACTTCGAGCAGGCAGTTTCCGACGCAGGTAGCGACGCGGAGGTCGTCGCACTCGAGGGAGACGAGTCGTTCTCGATCGGGAACTAGACGTATCGTTCACCCTCGAGAACTAGAATTCTCAGCTCGACCGGCGACAACAGTTTGCCCGCGAATCGCCCTCCGTTTTGCGTCGTTCAGCACCGACGTGAGTGATCGTCGACTCAGCCCACAGGTCGATTTCGAGCCGACCATTGCTCTCGGAAACGTGTTGCAGCGCGTGAACAACGTTTACACGGCTCGCTGTCGACCCACCGAATGGGATGGCAAAACAAGTCACGACAGTATCAGACGACGGATTCGCCGCGACGAACGAAGTGCGCGATTTCGAGGCGACGATCGACCCGAACGGTGAGGAGTCACCGGACACGCTCGAGACGCTCCTCTCTGCGTACGGAAGCTGCTACGTTCCCGCGCTCCGAGTTGGTGGCCAACAACGCGGCGTCGACGACCTCGGTCGGATCGAAATCGAGACGACGGGTGACCTCAACGACGACGACAAACTCGAGTCGATTTCCTTCGACATTAGCGTCGAAGCCTCGATCGACGACGAGACGGGATCGGAGATTATCGAGCGCGCAAACGAACTGTGTAAAGTTCACGATGCGTTGAAATCGGAGCTTCACGCAGAGACGAGTATCCAAGGCGACGCCGCCTGAGGAACGAGGACGCATCAGACTTCTCCTGTCCGGCGAGTGGAATAAACGAACCCAAGCCACATATTGCACGGCTTCCAGAGAACACGTATGTCACGGGGACGGGTGCTGTTGATCGTGTCGGTGGGGGCACTCGTTGTCCTTTCGGGATGTCTCGGAGGATTCGAGGCGGGGAGTGAGCGCGACGAGACCGAACCGGAACTCGAGGGCGAACTCGAGATTCACCACATCGACGTCGGACAGGCCGATTCGACGCTGCTGGAAACGCCGGCGAACGAGACGATTTTGATCGACACGGGTGACTGGCGACAGGACGGCGACGGCGTCATCGAGTACCTCGACGAAGAGAATATCGACCGCATCGACCACCTCGTCGCCACACACGCACACGCAGACCACATCGGTGGCCACGCGGCCGTCATCGAACACGTCGAAGAACACGGCGACGGCGTCGGCGCAGCCTACGACTCGGGCGTCGCCCACTCGAGTGCGACCTACGACGACTATCTCGACGCGGTCGAAGCGTACGACGTGCAACTCTTCGAGGTCTCCGAGGGCCACACGCTTGGACTCGAGGGTGAGGCGCTCGAAGCGACCGTGTTGAACCCGCCCGAGGAACGAAGTGGCGACGACCTCCACTACAACAGCATCGCGCTTCACGTCGAGTTCGACGAGTTCGAGTATCTGACGACCGGCGACGCCGAAGACGACGCCGAGGAACGCATGATCGACGAGCACGGCGACTCGCTCGACGCCGACGCGTATCAGGCCGGCCATCACGGCTCGTCGACGTCCTCGACAGAGGCGTTCCTCGACGGGGTTGATCCGGACGTTGCGGTCGTCTCGAGCGACCTCGAGTCGCAGTACGGCCACCCACACGACGAGGTGCTCGAGAGCTTCGCCGATCGCGGTATCGAGACGTACTGGACCGGCGTCCACGGAGATATCGTCGTCGCGAGCGAGGGCGACGACGCCTCGCTCTCGACGAGCGCCGAGCACAACGAGTCGACGGATCCTGCGGTCCTCCTCGATCTCAAACACGATGCAGTCGAGAGTTCGGACTCCTT includes:
- a CDS encoding metal-dependent hydrolase, producing MELTWYGHSTWHITVGETELLIDPFFDNPKTDLDPSDLETPDYVLLTHGHADHIAHAGEFAEATLVATPELVSYCQEEFGFEDAVGGMGMNLGGTVECGDAFVTMVRADHTNGIMTENDASGGMPAGFVISDADPADADSSSTTLYNAGDTSLMSEMRDVIGEHLEPDAAIVPIGDHFTMGPTQAGIAVDWLDVDTALPQHYDTFPPIEQDPADFEQAVSDAGSDAEVVALEGDESFSIGN
- a CDS encoding OsmC family protein; translation: MAKQVTTVSDDGFAATNEVRDFEATIDPNGEESPDTLETLLSAYGSCYVPALRVGGQQRGVDDLGRIEIETTGDLNDDDKLESISFDISVEASIDDETGSEIIERANELCKVHDALKSELHAETSIQGDAA
- a CDS encoding ComEC/Rec2 family competence protein; protein product: MSRGRVLLIVSVGALVVLSGCLGGFEAGSERDETEPELEGELEIHHIDVGQADSTLLETPANETILIDTGDWRQDGDGVIEYLDEENIDRIDHLVATHAHADHIGGHAAVIEHVEEHGDGVGAAYDSGVAHSSATYDDYLDAVEAYDVQLFEVSEGHTLGLEGEALEATVLNPPEERSGDDLHYNSIALHVEFDEFEYLTTGDAEDDAEERMIDEHGDSLDADAYQAGHHGSSTSSTEAFLDGVDPDVAVVSSDLESQYGHPHDEVLESFADRGIETYWTGVHGDIVVASEGDDASLSTSAEHNESTDPAVLLDLKHDAVESSDSLQPISSISDQSTAIESDQPSAVESSPLVDGAVAPTIAP